The following proteins come from a genomic window of Polaribacter dokdonensis:
- a CDS encoding endonuclease/exonuclease/phosphatase family protein, whose protein sequence is MKNLFKIVSRVLGLLIVAFVVFYFWASSPSLDENEYAKIIQNSDVLLENKDSIFSIATYNIGYLSGMTNNRPVPKPKELFDTNLEKVKKEIKNVSPDIIAFQEIDYDASRSYHINQEEEIAKLGYGFTARTINWDEHYLPFPYWPISMQFGKVISGQSIVSKFPLANQERIILSRVEDSPFYRDAFYLERLAQVVKANINGKEIVIINIHLEAFDKATRAKQFKEVEAIFNNYKDNYPTILLGDFNSRARDKNAVVQEFLSSGKIGNAAFIQNNIANTFDTKSPFQRIDYIFYTKEFIEYVSGRVLNEFEQASDHLPVYMKFKLK, encoded by the coding sequence ATGAAGAATCTTTTTAAAATAGTTTCAAGAGTTTTAGGATTATTAATTGTTGCCTTTGTTGTTTTTTATTTTTGGGCTTCATCACCTAGTTTAGATGAAAATGAATACGCCAAAATAATTCAGAATTCTGATGTATTATTAGAGAATAAAGATTCTATTTTTAGTATTGCAACCTACAATATTGGTTATTTAAGTGGAATGACAAACAACAGGCCAGTTCCTAAACCAAAAGAACTTTTTGATACAAATTTGGAAAAGGTAAAAAAGGAAATAAAAAATGTTTCGCCAGATATTATAGCTTTTCAAGAAATAGATTATGATGCTTCACGTTCATATCACATTAATCAAGAAGAAGAAATTGCTAAATTAGGATATGGTTTTACAGCTAGAACCATTAATTGGGATGAGCATTATTTACCTTTTCCTTATTGGCCAATTAGCATGCAATTTGGTAAAGTAATTTCTGGGCAATCTATTGTAAGTAAATTTCCTTTAGCTAACCAAGAAAGAATAATTTTATCTAGAGTAGAAGATTCTCCTTTTTATAGAGATGCCTTTTATTTAGAAAGATTAGCTCAAGTAGTAAAAGCGAATATTAATGGTAAAGAAATAGTAATTATTAATATTCATTTAGAGGCATTTGATAAAGCAACAAGAGCAAAACAATTTAAAGAAGTAGAGGCTATTTTTAATAATTATAAAGACAATTATCCTACGATTCTTTTGGGCGATTTTAACTCTAGGGCTAGAGATAAAAATGCTGTTGTACAAGAATTTTTAAGCTCAGGTAAAATTGGTAATGCAGCTTTTATTCAAAATAATATTGCAAATACATTCGATACTAAAAGCCCTTTTCAAAGAATTGATTATATTTTTTATACTAAAGAATTTATTGAGTATGTTTCTGGTAGGGTTTTAAATGAATTTGAACAAGCTTCTGATCATTTACCTGTTTACATGAAATTTAAGTTAAAGTAA
- a CDS encoding FUSC family protein codes for MSSNFIKNISKEEYKDAFRLAIQSALAGAICYYLMVLLGISERFVGVLSAILVIEPSIGNTFQQAKGRILSTIVGIIIGFVFVALIPWELGVILSLLLSLFIINGIASFRPEWRYGVVAAVALALGSEGDAYDLALNRLLSIGFGVAIGILISLIAWPDTSENRTLRYIRKALKNTCDRFRIEFDNTRDKENKNTTKANNNFSTNINQAKNNAASITFNDKQKIMELIESTERLYNSITIIQRVADKSNSNITNGEAGIEKNSEKVTEKACEIIEAFSKKEKVTKEDLSKFSELINTTKSNIQIKVDDRELSLLRNTFMFGLTEIEDSIQQLYENFKEQ; via the coding sequence ATGAGTTCCAATTTTATAAAAAACATTAGCAAAGAGGAATACAAAGATGCCTTTCGTTTGGCAATTCAGTCGGCTTTGGCTGGAGCAATTTGTTATTATTTGATGGTATTACTAGGTATTTCTGAACGTTTTGTAGGAGTTCTATCTGCTATTTTGGTTATAGAACCAAGTATTGGTAATACCTTTCAGCAAGCAAAAGGTAGAATTCTATCTACCATTGTTGGGATTATTATAGGCTTTGTTTTTGTAGCTTTAATTCCTTGGGAGTTGGGTGTAATTTTATCACTCTTATTATCGCTTTTTATAATTAACGGAATTGCAAGTTTTAGACCTGAATGGAGATATGGAGTTGTTGCAGCAGTTGCATTGGCATTAGGTTCTGAAGGTGATGCTTATGACTTGGCCTTAAACAGATTACTTTCTATAGGTTTTGGTGTGGCAATTGGCATTTTAATTTCTTTAATTGCTTGGCCAGATACTTCTGAAAACAGAACACTTAGGTATATACGTAAAGCTTTAAAAAACACTTGCGATCGATTTAGAATTGAGTTTGATAATACTAGAGATAAAGAAAATAAGAATACAACTAAAGCAAATAATAACTTTAGTACAAATATTAACCAAGCCAAAAACAATGCAGCTTCTATAACCTTTAATGATAAACAAAAAATTATGGAATTGATAGAAAGTACTGAAAGACTGTATAATTCTATTACTATAATACAGAGAGTTGCAGATAAGTCTAACTCTAATATTACTAATGGTGAAGCTGGTATCGAAAAGAACTCAGAAAAAGTAACTGAAAAAGCTTGTGAAATTATTGAAGCTTTCTCTAAAAAAGAAAAAGTTACTAAAGAAGATTTATCTAAATTTTCTGAACTAATTAATACAACTAAATCTAATATTCAAATTAAAGTTGATGACAGAGAATTAAGCCTTCTTAGAAATACATTTATGTTTGGTTTAACTGAAATTGAAGATTCAATTCAACAGCTTTATGAGAATTTTAAAGAACAATAG
- a CDS encoding glycoside hydrolase family 30 protein — translation MSIYQTSSSGDNLKLVNSKTNNNDKIDLKTVTIEVNPNVEFQKYYGFGASFTESSAWNLATIPVKLRKEVLTNLFSPTKGVGFSLTRTHINSSDYANNHYTYVDENDLDLSTFSIYEDLKGFTGDENEQVKNIYLEEPDYDLVPMILEASKIEGANFKIIASPWSPPSWMKSNETNTMTNGSLLPKYYALWAEYLSKYVNAYKEKGIEIWGITPQNEPLHYHDARWDSNGFTPEQGRDFLKNHLGPQFVKDGHLNTSNLNNGVRILIYDHNKSVMNNYANTIYNDPDANKYAWGTGFHWYANSELKAHNYYAKELDKLHENWPNKGMIHTESSIDIDVKDPIGQYWRESTDYAGKFIPFETYAYDIITDLNHGTQGYIEWCMILSNEGKPNPYDNFNSAPVLINPKTDEVIYTPLYYLLGHFSKFIRPNAVRIEAKGNPIDNLIYTAAKNSDGSLALVIYNNNDEGFKISLNIEGTIYTSAIKPKAMQTIHFK, via the coding sequence ATGAGTATCTACCAGACTTCATCTTCAGGTGATAATCTTAAATTGGTAAACTCAAAAACTAACAATAACGATAAAATTGATCTAAAAACAGTTACTATTGAAGTCAACCCAAATGTTGAGTTTCAAAAATATTATGGTTTTGGAGCATCGTTTACTGAATCTTCTGCTTGGAATTTAGCAACCATTCCTGTAAAACTACGTAAAGAAGTTTTAACAAATCTATTTAGCCCAACAAAAGGTGTAGGTTTTAGTTTAACAAGAACACATATTAATAGTAGTGACTATGCCAACAACCATTACACCTATGTTGATGAAAATGATTTAGATCTTTCTACTTTTAGTATTTATGAAGATTTAAAAGGATTTACAGGAGATGAAAATGAACAAGTTAAAAACATCTATTTAGAGGAACCAGATTATGATTTAGTTCCAATGATTCTAGAAGCTTCAAAAATTGAAGGAGCTAATTTTAAGATAATTGCTTCACCTTGGAGCCCTCCTTCATGGATGAAAAGTAATGAAACAAACACTATGACTAATGGTAGTTTGCTACCTAAATACTATGCTCTTTGGGCAGAATATTTATCTAAGTATGTAAACGCATATAAAGAAAAAGGAATAGAAATTTGGGGAATTACTCCACAAAATGAGCCTTTGCATTATCATGATGCAAGATGGGATAGCAATGGTTTTACACCTGAACAAGGAAGAGATTTTCTTAAAAATCATTTAGGTCCTCAATTTGTTAAAGATGGGCATTTGAATACAAGCAACTTAAATAATGGAGTTCGAATTCTAATTTATGACCACAACAAATCTGTGATGAATAATTATGCAAACACCATTTATAATGACCCAGATGCAAATAAATATGCATGGGGAACAGGATTTCACTGGTATGCAAATTCTGAATTAAAAGCACATAATTACTATGCTAAAGAACTAGATAAGTTACATGAAAACTGGCCCAACAAAGGTATGATTCATACTGAATCTAGTATAGATATTGATGTCAAAGATCCTATAGGTCAATATTGGAGAGAAAGTACAGATTACGCAGGTAAATTTATTCCTTTTGAAACCTATGCTTATGATATTATAACAGATTTAAACCATGGCACACAAGGTTATATTGAATGGTGTATGATATTAAGTAATGAAGGAAAACCAAATCCTTATGATAATTTTAATAGTGCACCTGTTTTAATCAATCCTAAAACTGATGAAGTTATTTATACACCATTATATTATTTGCTAGGTCACTTTAGTAAATTTATTCGTCCAAATGCGGTTAGAATTGAAGCCAAAGGTAACCCTATTGATAATCTTATTTATACAGCTGCAAAAAATAGTGATGGCAGTTTAGCTCTAGTCATTTATAATAACAATGATGAAGGTTTTAAAATATCTTTGAATATTGAAGGTACAATTTACACTTCTGCAATTAAACCAAAGGCTATGCAAACTATTCATTTCAAGTAG
- a CDS encoding thiamine diphosphokinase, protein MKNDNVFLLLNGEKPNSLPDLSKYEIICATDGAYQYLEKNNITPTFIAGDFDSIQTLPNEIEVINTPDQNYTDFDKILQILFDRGFYKVDVYGASGAEQDHFLGNLHTAIQWKSKLNLTFYDYNSKYFLAKNNTKITGCKDQIVSLIPFPKATNILTEGLQYPLKNEDLIFGERIGTRNKAVNNEVTISFTEGNLFIFINH, encoded by the coding sequence ATGAAGAATGATAACGTTTTTTTACTATTAAATGGAGAAAAACCAAACTCCTTACCAGATTTAAGCAAATATGAGATTATTTGTGCTACAGATGGTGCTTATCAATACCTAGAAAAAAACAATATCACTCCTACTTTTATTGCTGGTGATTTTGATTCTATACAAACATTACCCAATGAAATAGAGGTAATCAATACACCTGATCAGAACTATACAGATTTTGATAAAATACTTCAAATTCTTTTTGATAGAGGCTTTTATAAAGTTGATGTTTATGGAGCAAGTGGAGCAGAACAAGATCATTTTTTAGGCAACTTACATACTGCAATTCAATGGAAAAGTAAATTAAACCTTACTTTTTATGATTATAATAGCAAGTATTTTCTAGCTAAGAATAATACCAAAATTACAGGTTGTAAAGACCAAATTGTGTCTTTAATTCCTTTTCCTAAAGCAACAAATATTTTAACTGAAGGCCTACAATATCCTTTAAAAAACGAAGATTTAATTTTTGGCGAAAGAATTGGCACACGAAATAAAGCAGTAAATAATGAAGTCACAATTTCTTTTACAGAGGGAAATTTATTTATCTTCATCAATCATTAA
- a CDS encoding MotA/TolQ/ExbB proton channel family protein gives MNFIMQGGPIFMVPLLLLLIAIIILFVKGLKDNSEKTRKIMKELGLFAFVFGVLGFIIGMLGALEEISQSADIAPQVLAGGFKVGLLSPTFGLVIFLIGKLFSIILISKKS, from the coding sequence ATGAACTTTATTATGCAAGGTGGACCAATTTTTATGGTTCCTTTATTATTATTACTAATTGCAATTATTATTTTATTTGTAAAAGGATTAAAAGACAACTCAGAAAAAACTAGAAAAATAATGAAAGAACTAGGCTTATTTGCCTTTGTTTTTGGAGTACTAGGCTTTATTATTGGTATGCTTGGTGCATTAGAAGAAATTTCTCAATCAGCAGATATTGCACCTCAAGTTTTAGCTGGCGGTTTTAAAGTTGGCTTATTATCCCCCACTTTTGGTTTAGTTATTTTTTTAATAGGAAAATTATTTTCTATTATTTTAATCTCTAAAAAGAGCTAG
- a CDS encoding sensor histidine kinase, which translates to MNKSILNKFSKIPVHLLFWVIVWFFFYTFFSAGSSNQSFIFWFSTILSVVSIVASYSFMYQIIPDYLIQKKYSKFTLYTIYAFLFSMCVVLMTMVFGFVFFFNLDYQTMPALTKNPAVILVCVFLIVAIMSSYKVVKYNLKAIDEKRELETKILKTELQLKEQELRFLKMQIHPHFLFNTLNTIYGFALKKSEHTSEMILKLSNLLDYILYQVDEPLVPLKEEIKHLKNYISLEKLRFQEGLAIDLKIHNFNDDVKIPPMIFLPFIENAFKHGHQIKDVLKVNINFECIEDRLIFKMENSTHQKKESKKGIGLENIKKRLEMIYEDDFKLNITNNSESFKVYLSIPMK; encoded by the coding sequence ATGAATAAAAGCATCCTAAATAAATTTTCAAAGATTCCTGTACATCTTTTGTTTTGGGTAATTGTATGGTTTTTCTTTTACACTTTTTTTAGTGCAGGTTCATCTAACCAAAGTTTTATTTTCTGGTTTTCGACTATTTTAAGTGTAGTTTCAATAGTTGCTTCTTACAGTTTTATGTATCAAATAATTCCTGATTATTTAATACAGAAAAAGTATAGTAAGTTTACCTTATATACCATCTATGCTTTTTTGTTTAGCATGTGTGTGGTTTTAATGACTATGGTTTTTGGCTTTGTATTTTTCTTTAATCTAGATTACCAAACAATGCCTGCTTTAACCAAAAACCCAGCAGTAATTTTAGTTTGTGTATTTCTAATTGTAGCTATTATGAGTAGTTATAAAGTAGTAAAGTATAACTTAAAAGCTATTGATGAAAAACGAGAATTAGAAACAAAAATCTTAAAAACCGAGTTACAATTAAAAGAACAAGAATTACGCTTTTTAAAAATGCAGATTCACCCTCATTTCTTGTTTAACACCTTAAACACTATTTATGGCTTTGCATTAAAAAAGTCTGAACATACTTCAGAAATGATTTTAAAGCTTTCTAATTTGTTAGACTATATTTTATATCAAGTAGATGAACCTTTGGTGCCCTTAAAAGAGGAGATTAAACATTTGAAAAATTATATTTCTTTAGAAAAACTAAGATTTCAAGAAGGTTTGGCTATAGATTTAAAAATTCATAATTTTAATGATGATGTAAAAATACCACCTATGATTTTTTTACCATTTATAGAAAATGCATTTAAACATGGTCATCAAATTAAGGATGTTTTAAAGGTTAATATAAATTTTGAATGTATAGAAGACAGGTTGATTTTTAAAATGGAAAATAGTACGCATCAAAAGAAAGAAAGTAAAAAAGGAATTGGTTTAGAGAATATTAAAAAAAGACTTGAAATGATTTACGAGGATGATTTTAAATTAAATATTACAAACAATTCAGAATCGTTTAAGGTTTATTTATCAATTCCAATGAAATAG
- a CDS encoding LytR/AlgR family response regulator transcription factor, protein MKKLSCVIVDDEPMAREILESYILKSPNLDLQKICKNASEAILHMQNSQVDLYFLDINMPEISGLSLAKIIKNNSKIIFTTAYRDYAIEGFNLNIVDYLLKPFSFDRFMEAVEKVANTKDKIEDKHDFMFVRSDRKMIKIDFDAILYIESLSDYIKIYLEDKTVVCRETISNFEEKLPNQLFIRTHRSFIAAIRKINSYTNEFLEIKDKAVPISRSYKESVLDKLADV, encoded by the coding sequence ATGAAGAAGCTAAGTTGTGTTATTGTAGATGATGAGCCAATGGCTAGAGAAATTTTAGAATCATATATTCTAAAATCTCCTAATTTAGATTTGCAAAAGATTTGTAAAAATGCCTCAGAAGCCATTTTGCATATGCAAAACAGCCAAGTAGATCTTTATTTTTTAGATATTAATATGCCAGAGATAAGTGGGTTAAGTTTGGCTAAAATCATTAAAAATAATTCTAAAATTATCTTTACAACTGCTTATAGAGATTATGCAATTGAAGGTTTTAACCTAAATATTGTAGATTATTTATTAAAACCATTTTCTTTTGATCGATTTATGGAAGCAGTAGAAAAAGTAGCAAATACCAAAGATAAAATTGAAGATAAACATGATTTTATGTTTGTAAGATCAGACAGAAAAATGATAAAAATTGACTTTGATGCGATCTTGTATATAGAAAGTTTAAGCGATTATATTAAAATTTATTTAGAGGATAAAACCGTGGTTTGTAGAGAAACCATTAGCAATTTCGAAGAAAAACTACCAAATCAACTATTTATACGTACTCACAGATCTTTTATTGCAGCCATTAGAAAGATTAATTCCTACACCAATGAGTTTTTAGAAATTAAAGATAAAGCTGTACCAATTAGCAGAAGTTATAAAGAATCGGTTTTAGATAAATTAGCAGATGTTTAG
- a CDS encoding diphosphomevalonate/mevalonate 3,5-bisphosphate decarboxylase family protein: protein MNTDQFLVKSDLNLVEKAKFTWKTPSNIALVKYWGKSNPQIPKNASISFTLNNCHTITTVEFEKIEKSSEVTFELFFEGEQKEEFKPKIAEFFKRVSDYCPYIFDYKMIIHSENSFPHSSGIASSASGLSAIAMCLMSLENELSTDLPQDFINKKASFLARLGSGSASRSIEGPLVVWGQHSEIPESSDLFGVQFPFKVAPIFENYQDVILLVDKGEKQVSSTVGHNLMHNHPYAANRFQQANDNLTKITNILKEGDIKKFIHLVESEALTLHAMMLTSAPYFILMKPNTLEIINKIWEYRNTANSNVCFTLDAGANVHVLFPENEREEVLQFIDKELSKYCQKNHYICDTVGLGAAKL, encoded by the coding sequence TTGAATACAGATCAATTTTTAGTAAAATCAGACTTAAATTTAGTAGAAAAGGCAAAATTTACATGGAAAACACCAAGTAATATTGCTTTGGTAAAATATTGGGGAAAAAGTAATCCTCAAATTCCTAAAAATGCATCTATCAGTTTTACGCTAAATAATTGTCATACAATTACAACTGTCGAATTCGAAAAGATAGAAAAATCTTCTGAAGTTACTTTCGAATTGTTTTTTGAAGGAGAACAAAAAGAAGAATTTAAGCCAAAAATTGCAGAATTTTTTAAAAGAGTATCAGATTATTGTCCTTATATTTTTGACTATAAAATGATTATTCACTCAGAAAATTCATTTCCACATTCTAGTGGAATTGCATCTTCAGCAAGTGGTTTAAGTGCAATAGCCATGTGTTTAATGAGTTTAGAAAATGAACTTTCTACAGATTTACCTCAAGATTTTATCAATAAAAAAGCGTCATTTTTAGCAAGATTAGGTTCAGGAAGTGCAAGCAGAAGTATTGAAGGGCCATTAGTGGTTTGGGGGCAGCATTCTGAAATACCAGAAAGTTCAGATTTATTTGGAGTTCAGTTTCCTTTTAAAGTAGCTCCAATTTTCGAAAACTATCAAGATGTTATTTTGTTGGTAGATAAAGGAGAGAAACAAGTATCAAGTACTGTTGGTCATAACTTAATGCATAACCATCCTTATGCCGCAAATAGGTTTCAACAAGCCAATGATAATCTTACCAAAATTACAAATATTCTTAAAGAAGGAGATATTAAAAAATTTATCCATCTAGTTGAAAGTGAGGCTTTAACCTTGCATGCAATGATGCTAACTAGTGCTCCTTACTTTATTTTGATGAAGCCAAACACGCTAGAAATTATCAATAAAATATGGGAGTATAGAAACACGGCTAATAGTAATGTTTGTTTTACATTAGATGCAGGTGCAAATGTACATGTGTTGTTCCCAGAAAATGAGAGAGAAGAAGTGTTGCAATTCATTGATAAAGAGTTGTCTAAGTACTGTCAGAAAAATCATTATATTTGTGATACAGTAGGTTTAGGAGCTGCAAAATTGTAG
- a CDS encoding toxin-antitoxin system YwqK family antitoxin — MNIKLLLPLFFLAFFSFSTHAQSKVYFDANWNVVTKEKAVYYRTISANKPKKEWIIDYYISGKKAQEANYVKGKPDGKFLMYYNTGELKSIGFYEDGLKEGVWKTYDKNGKIIQKGKYKNDEKVGVWKTFYKNL; from the coding sequence ATGAATATTAAATTACTATTACCTCTATTTTTTTTAGCGTTTTTTTCGTTCTCTACCCATGCACAATCTAAAGTATATTTTGATGCAAATTGGAATGTGGTTACCAAAGAAAAAGCGGTTTATTACAGAACTATTTCTGCTAATAAACCTAAAAAAGAATGGATTATAGATTACTATATTTCAGGTAAAAAGGCACAAGAAGCTAACTATGTTAAGGGTAAGCCAGATGGTAAATTTTTAATGTATTACAATACAGGTGAGTTAAAAAGCATTGGTTTTTATGAAGATGGTTTAAAAGAAGGTGTTTGGAAAACTTATGATAAAAACGGAAAAATTATACAAAAAGGAAAGTATAAGAATGATGAAAAGGTGGGAGTTTGGAAAACTTTTTACAAAAACTTATAA
- a CDS encoding mevalonate kinase family protein: MKGPLFYAKILLFGEYGIIKDSKGLAIPFNAYRGALKSSKDLEGAAKDSNANLERFYNHLSQLNSDKVSFNLEAFKNDIDNGMYFDSSIPQGYGVGSSGALVASIYDKYATDKITVLENLTREKLLKLKEIFSLMESFFHGKSSGLDPLNSYLSLPILINSKENIEPAGIPSQKEGKGAVFLLDSEQIGETEPMVNIFMNKMKNEGFRKMISEEFATHTDACIEDFLSGNVSSLFGNVKKLSKVVLKNFKPMIPVAFHKIWAQGISTNDYYLKLCGSGGGGYILGFTEDYQKAQESLKDYKLELVYRF, encoded by the coding sequence ATGAAAGGTCCGTTATTTTATGCTAAAATTCTTCTGTTTGGAGAATATGGAATTATAAAAGATTCCAAAGGATTAGCAATTCCATTTAATGCTTATAGAGGTGCTTTAAAGTCTTCTAAAGATTTAGAAGGTGCAGCTAAAGATTCTAATGCAAACTTAGAACGCTTTTACAATCATTTATCGCAATTAAATTCTGATAAAGTTTCTTTTAACTTAGAAGCTTTTAAAAATGATATTGATAATGGAATGTATTTTGATTCTTCTATACCTCAAGGTTATGGTGTAGGAAGTTCAGGAGCATTAGTGGCATCAATCTACGATAAGTATGCTACAGATAAAATTACAGTTTTAGAAAACTTAACAAGAGAAAAGTTATTAAAGTTAAAAGAGATTTTTTCTTTAATGGAATCTTTCTTTCATGGTAAAAGTTCAGGTTTAGATCCTTTAAATTCTTATTTAAGCTTACCTATTTTAATTAACTCTAAAGAAAATATTGAGCCTGCAGGTATTCCTTCTCAGAAGGAAGGTAAAGGAGCTGTGTTCTTATTAGATTCTGAGCAAATTGGTGAAACAGAACCTATGGTTAACATTTTTATGAATAAAATGAAAAACGAAGGTTTTAGAAAAATGATAAGCGAAGAATTTGCGACACATACAGATGCTTGCATAGAAGATTTTTTATCTGGTAATGTATCTTCTTTATTTGGTAATGTAAAAAAGCTATCAAAGGTTGTTTTAAAGAATTTTAAGCCAATGATTCCTGTTGCTTTTCATAAAATTTGGGCTCAAGGTATTAGTACAAATGACTATTATTTGAAACTTTGTGGTTCTGGAGGTGGAGGTTACATCTTAGGTTTCACTGAAGATTACCAAAAGGCTCAAGAAAGTCTAAAAGACTATAAATTAGAATTAGTTTATAGATTCTAA
- a CDS encoding geranylgeranylglycerol-phosphate geranylgeranyltransferase, protein MSSSKMKTFLKKIFSLLSVVRGYNILVLIAAQYLAAIFIFSPQNSIRAVVFDLHLLFTVIATVCVVAAGYIINNFYDVKVDRINRPVKTGIDNYVKQETKLSLYFILNFIGFLFSCFVSWKAALFFSVYIFGIWFYSHKLKKYPLTGLISATVLTILPFFVIFVYYKNFSEIIFVHAIFLFFVIMVRELIKDLENMKGALANNYNTFSVAYGERKTKELSIVLLISTIFPIAILFRFPELSYMKYYFYLALITLIAVGVFLWISNKKNQYRLLHNTLKILLLIGVFSLVFIDTSLLLEKVIDSLH, encoded by the coding sequence ATGAGTTCTTCTAAAATGAAGACTTTCTTAAAAAAAATATTTAGTTTACTATCTGTTGTAAGAGGATACAATATTTTAGTTTTAATAGCTGCTCAGTATTTGGCAGCTATATTTATTTTCTCTCCTCAAAACTCTATAAGAGCTGTAGTTTTTGATCTACATTTATTGTTTACGGTTATTGCAACTGTTTGTGTTGTTGCTGCTGGTTATATCATTAATAATTTTTATGATGTAAAAGTAGATCGAATTAATAGACCTGTTAAAACAGGAATAGATAATTATGTAAAGCAAGAAACCAAACTTAGCTTATATTTTATATTAAATTTTATAGGATTTTTATTCTCATGTTTCGTTAGTTGGAAAGCAGCACTTTTCTTTTCTGTATATATTTTCGGAATTTGGTTCTATTCACATAAGTTAAAGAAGTATCCCTTAACTGGTTTAATCTCTGCAACAGTGTTAACCATTCTGCCATTTTTTGTGATTTTCGTGTACTATAAAAATTTCTCAGAAATAATTTTTGTACACGCAATTTTCTTGTTTTTTGTAATTATGGTTAGAGAATTAATTAAAGATTTAGAGAATATGAAAGGCGCTTTGGCTAATAATTACAATACCTTTTCAGTAGCTTATGGAGAAAGAAAAACAAAAGAATTGTCTATTGTTTTGCTGATTTCTACCATTTTTCCAATAGCAATATTATTTAGATTTCCAGAGTTGAGTTATATGAAATATTACTTTTATTTAGCTTTAATTACCTTAATAGCTGTTGGTGTTTTTCTATGGATATCAAACAAGAAAAATCAGTATAGATTATTGCATAATACCTTGAAAATATTGCTTTTAATTGGTGTTTTTTCTTTAGTTTTTATAGATACTTCATTACTTTTAGAAAAAGTAATAGATAGCTTACATTAG
- a CDS encoding pseudouridine synthase: MNSNKNSSRRRLEGKNSKPLSRKPSNKRTSKKDANKSSKPGQTNTSTGIRLNKYIANSGVCSRREADTYIEHGSVKVNGKLVTEMGYKVQPDDVVQFDGTSITPEQKRYILLNKPKNYITTMDDDRGRKTVMDLVANASKERIYPVGRLDRNTTGLLLFTNDGDLAKKLTHPKHNVRKLYHASLDKKLDLKDLEKLRGEVIIEGRKVFIDAVSYVDGQPKTEIGIEIHSGRNRIVRKIFEHVGYKVNKLDRVIFAELTKKNLPRGRWRALTNQELSNLQMMK, from the coding sequence ATGAACTCAAATAAAAACTCGTCGAGAAGACGACTTGAAGGCAAAAATAGTAAGCCTCTAAGTAGAAAGCCCTCTAACAAAAGAACTTCAAAAAAAGACGCTAATAAGTCGTCTAAACCAGGCCAAACTAATACATCTACAGGAATTCGTTTAAACAAGTATATTGCAAATTCTGGAGTTTGCTCTAGAAGAGAAGCAGATACGTATATTGAGCATGGAAGTGTAAAAGTGAATGGAAAACTGGTTACAGAAATGGGCTATAAAGTACAACCAGATGATGTTGTACAGTTTGATGGAACTTCTATTACACCAGAACAGAAAAGGTATATTTTACTAAATAAACCAAAGAATTACATAACAACTATGGATGATGATCGTGGAAGAAAAACGGTTATGGATCTTGTTGCAAACGCATCAAAAGAGAGAATTTATCCTGTAGGACGTTTAGATAGAAATACAACAGGTTTATTATTGTTTACCAATGATGGTGATTTGGCTAAAAAGTTGACACATCCTAAGCATAATGTACGCAAACTATATCATGCATCTTTAGATAAAAAACTAGATTTAAAAGATTTAGAAAAATTAAGAGGTGAGGTAATTATCGAAGGTAGAAAGGTGTTTATTGATGCTGTTTCTTATGTTGATGGTCAGCCAAAAACAGAAATTGGTATCGAAATTCATTCTGGTAGAAACAGAATTGTTAGAAAGATTTTTGAACACGTTGGTTACAAAGTAAATAAATTAGATAGAGTTATTTTTGCTGAGTTAACTAAGAAAAATTTACCAAGAGGTAGATGGAGAGCTCTAACAAATCAAGAACTGAGCAATTTACAAATGATGAAATAA